The Engystomops pustulosus chromosome 1, aEngPut4.maternal, whole genome shotgun sequence genome has a window encoding:
- the LOC140119949 gene encoding germ cell nuclear acidic protein-like yields MSKRKRKRFVRDSDTDDSGSDDQILDRKKLRRLFRHYTADSSSSSSSSDESLHQSHPSTPRYPRSLGEEEGGSGTYQPLIEDLNSSCSSLGSLEESFRIQERPTNYCFLTDLSSPQSIYVTNFQENKQELARLLYDFYNQNIFNNKLPVDMEITWSKRFKTTGALTRFYGNADNPFAKIELSDKVCDSAERVRDLLIHEMCHAATWVIDRQPNAGHGWIWRYYCRKAEQHLPNLPPITQYHSFKINYPVVYECSGCHARAGRWKASIDTQRFVCSHCSGAVILVNSI; encoded by the exons ATGTCAAAAAGAAAGCGAAAACGTTTCGTTCGTGATTCCGATACCGATGATAGCGGCAGCGATGACCAG ATTTTGGACAGAAAAAAGCTCCGCAGACTTTTCCGGCACTATACAGCGgacagtagtagtagcagcagcagcagcgatgAGTCTCTACATCAG TCTCATCCATCTACACCAAGGTATCCAAGGAGCCTTGGAGAGGAGGAAGGTGGCTCTGGTACCTACCAGCCACTCATAGAAG ATCTGAATTCTTCATGCTCAAGCCTTGGGTCATTGGAGGAAAG TTTCAGGATACAGGAGCGTCCCACCAATTACTGTTTCCTGACAGATCTCTCTTCTCCTCAATCTATATACGTGACAAACTTCCAGGAGAACAAGCAGGAGCTGGCAAGACTCCTCTATGATTTTTATAACCAAAACATCTTTAATAATAAG CTTCCTGTAGATATGGAAATAACCTGGAGTAAAAGGTTTAAAACAACAGGCGCCCTCACCCGCTTCTATGGGAACGCGGACAATCCATTCGCCAAGATTGAATTGTCAGACAAAGTCTGTGACTCTGCAG AACGGGTTCGAGACCTCTTGATACATGAGATGTGTCATGCTGCCACTTGGGTCATCGATAGACAACCAAATGCCGGCCATGGCTGGATCTGGCGGTATTATTGTAGGAAGGCAGAACAGCATCTCCCTAACCTACCACCGATTACCCAGTACCATTCCTTTAAGATCAACTACCCAGTGGTGTATGAATGCTCAGGGTGCCATGCCAG GGCCGGACGCTGGAAGGCCTCCATTGATACACAGAGGTTTGTGTGCAGCCACTGCTCTGGGGCTGTTATCCTAGTAAACTCCATCTga
- the LOC140119958 gene encoding germ cell nuclear acidic protein-like gives MSKRKRKRFVRDSDTDDSGSDDQILDRKKLRRLFRHYTADSSSSSSSSDESLHQSHPSTPRSPRSLGEEEGGSGTYQPLIEDLNSSCSSLGSLEESFKIQERPTNYCFLTDLSSPQSIYGTNFQENKQELARLLYDFYNQNVFNNQLPVDMEITWSKRFKTTGALTRFYGNADNPFAKIELSDKVCDSAERVRDLLIHEMCHAATWVIDRQPNAGHGWIWRYYCRKAEQHLPDLPPITQYHSFKINYPVVYECSGCHARAGRWKASIDTQRFVCSHCSGAVILVNSI, from the exons ATGTCAAAAAGAAAGCGAAAACGTTTTGTTCGTGATTCCGATACAGATGATAGCGGCAGCGATGACCAG ATTTTGGACAGAAAAAAGCTCCGCAGACTTTTCCGGCACTATACAGCGgacagtagtagtagcagcagcagcagcgatgAGTCTCTACATCAG TCTCATCCATCTACACCAAGGTCTCCAAGGAGCCTTGGAGAGGAGGAAGGTGGCTCTGGTACCTACCAGCCACTCATAGAAG ATCTGAATTCTTCATGCTCAAGCCTTGGGTCATTGGAGGAAAG TTTCAAGATACAGGAGCGTCCCACCAATTACTGTTTCCTGACAGATCTCTCTTCTCCTCAATCTATATACGGGACAAACTTCCAGGAGAACAAGCAGGAGCTGGCAAGACTCCTCTATGATTTTTATAACCAAAACGTCTTTAATAATCAG CTTCCTGTAGATATGGAAATAACCTGGAGTAAAAGGTTTAAAACAACAGGCGCCCTCACCCGCTTCTATGGGAACGCGGACAATCCATTCGCCAAGATTGAATTGTCAGACAAAGTCTGTGACTCTGCAG AACGGGTTCGGGACCTCTTGATACATGAGATGTGTCATGCTGCCACTTGGGTCATCGATAGACAACCAAATGCCGGCCATGGCTGGATCTGGCGGTATTATTGTAGGAAGGCAGAACAGCATCTCCCTGACCTACCACCGATTACCCAGTACCATTCCTTTAAGATCAACTACCCAGTGGTGTATGAATGCTCAGGGTGCCATGCCAG GGCCGGACGCTGGAAAGCCTCTATTGACACCCAGAGGTTTGTGTGCAGCCACTGCTCTGGGGCTGTTATCCTAGTAAACTCCATCTga